The following proteins come from a genomic window of Sorghum bicolor cultivar BTx623 chromosome 3, Sorghum_bicolor_NCBIv3, whole genome shotgun sequence:
- the LOC8084335 gene encoding coatomer subunit alpha-3: MLTKFETKSNRVKGLAFHPRRPWILSSLHSGVIQMWDYRMGTLLNRFDEHDGPVRGVHFHATQPLFVSGGDDYKIKVWNYKTQRCLFTLHGHLDYIRTVQFHHECPWIVSASDDQTIRIWNWQSRTCVAVLTGHNHYVMCASFHPKEDLVVSASLDQTVRVWDIGALRKKSASPADDILRLTQMNTDLFGGIDAVVKYVLEGHDRGVNWASFHPSLPLIVSGADDRQVKIWRMNDTKAWEVDTLRGHMNNVSCVLFHAKQDIIVSNSEDKSIRIWDATKRTGIQTFRREHDRFWILAAHPEMNLLAAGHDSGMIVFKLERERPAFCVSGDTVFYVKDRFLRFFEYSTQKEVQLAPIRRPGSVSLNQSPRTLSYSPTENAVLICSDADGGSYELYIVPKDSAGRSDYLQEAKKGAGGSAVFVARNRFAVLERSSNQVLVKNLKNEIMKKSPLPIATDAIYYAGTGNLLCKAEDRVAIFDLQQRLVLGELQTPAVKYVVWSSDMESVALLSKHAVVIASKKLVHQCTLHETTRVKSGAWDENGVFIYTTLNHMKYCLPNGDSGIIKTLDVPIYVTRVIGNNIFCLDRDGKNKLIAVDASEYIFKLALLRKRYDHVMSMIKNSQLCGQAVISYLQQKGFPEVALHFVKDEKTRFNLALESGNIQIAVASAKEIDDKDHWYRLGIEALRQGNVGIVEYAYQRTKNFERLAFLYLITGYLDKVGFMCKIAGQNNNLMGQFHNALYLGDAKKRIEILENAGQLPLAYVLAVTHGLTEIAERIAAELGENVPCLPEGKSHSLLIPPAPLTACGDWPLLRVMRGIFEGGLDATGRAELEEDDEASGADWGDEDLDIVDASEVVANGGDYFDAEEGEPNEEDGEEGGWDLEDLELPPDTETPKSAGNARSAVFVAPTAGIPVSQIWTQKSSLAGEHAAAGNFDTAMRLLSRQLGIKNFAPLKPLFLDLHMGSHSYLRALAAAPVISVAVEKGWNESASPNVRGPPALIFSFSQMEDRLKAAYKATTEGKFPEALRQFLNILHTIPVIVVDSRREVDEVKELIEIVREYILGLKMELKRKELRDDVTRQQELAAYFTNCKLQRIHMRLVLASAMALCFKQKNYATAKHFARMLLENSPQEAQARKARQVLQACQDKDDSHQLNYDFRNPFVVCGATYVPIYRGQKDISCPYCGSRFVPSIEGQLCTICELAIVGADASGLLCSPTQLK, from the exons ATGCTCACCAAGTTCGAGACCAAGAGCAACCGGGTCAAGGGCCTCGCCTTCCACCCGCGCCGCCCATGGATCCTGTCCAGCCTCCACAGCGGCGTCATCCAGATGTGGGACTACCGCATGGGCACCCTCCTCAACCGCTTCGACGAGCACGACGGGCCCGTCAGAGGCGTCCACTTCCACGCCACGCAGCCGCTCTTCGTGTCCGGAG GTGATGATTATAAGATTAAGGTCTGGAACTACAAGACTCAACGCTGCCTCTTCACACTTCATGGGCACCTTGATTACATTCGCACTGTGCAATTCCACCATGAGTGCCCATGGATCGTAAGTGCTAGCGACGATCAGACAATCCGGATCTGGAATTGGCAGTCACGCACATGTGTGGCCGTGCTAACTGGGCATAACCACTATGTCATGTGTGCCTCCTTCCATCCTAAAGAGGATCTGGTTGTATCGGCCTCGCTTGATCAGACTGTACGTGTCTGGGATATTGGGGCCCTGAGGAAGAAGTCAGCATCACCTGCAGATGACATCCTCCGTCTCACTCAGATGAACACGGATCTATTTGGAGGCATTGATGCTGTAGTCAAATATGTCTTGGAAGGCCATGACCGTGGGGTCAACTGGGCCTCATTTCATCCCAGTTTGCCTCTCATTGTTTCTGGGGCGGATGACCGGCAGGTGAAGATATGGAGAATGAATG ATACCAAGGCTTGGGAAGTTGATACATTGAGGGGCCACATGAATAATGTTTCTTGTGTGTTGTTCCATGCGAAGCAAGACATCATCGTGTCTAACTCAGAAGACAAAAGCATTCGCATCTGGGATGCCACAAAGAGAACTGGCATTCAGACATTTAGGCGGGAACATGACCGTTTCTGGATCCTTGCTGCTCACCCTGAAATGAACCTTCTTGCTGCTGGTCATGACAGTGGCATGATTGTGTTCAAATTAGAGAGGGAACGCCCAGCCTTCTGTGTTAGTGGTGACACAGTTTTCTATGTGAAGGATCGGTTTCTCAGGTTCTTTGAATACTCCACACAGAAGGAAGTTCAGTTGGCTCCAATAAGAAGACCTGGATCAGTCAGCTTGAACCAGTCGCCCAGGACACTATCGTATAGTCCGACCGAAAATGCTGTCTTGATTTGCTCTGATGCTGATGGGGGTTCATATGAACTCTACATTGTTCCCAAGGATTCTGCTGGCAGGTCTGATTACTTGCAAGAGGCAAAGAAGGGAGCTGGTGGTTCTGCTGTTTTTGTGGCGCGCAACAGGTTTGCGGTCCTTGAGAGGAGTAGCAATCAAGTTTTGGTGAAGAATCTGAAGAATGAAATCATGAAGAAAAGCCCCCTTCCTATTGCGACGGATGCAATATATTATGCTGGGACAGGTAACTTGCTATGCAAGGCTGAAGACCGGGTGGCCATCTTTGATCTTCAGCAAAGGCTAGTTCTCGGAGAGCTACAGACACCTGCTGTCAAATATGTTGTTTGGTCCAGTGATATGGAATCTGTTGCACTCCTGAGCAAGCATGCTGTGGTTATAGCTAGCAAGAAGCTTGTCCATCAATGCACACTGCATGAGACCACCCGTGTGAAAAGTGGTGCCTGGGATGAGAATGGTGTGTTCATCTACACTACACTGAACCATATGAAGTACTGCCTTCCTAATGGAGACAGTGGGATCATAAAAACCCTTGATGTTCCTATTTACGTGACAAGGGTTATTGGGAACAACATTTTCTGCCTAGATCGTGATGGAAAGAACAAGCTGATTGCAGTTGATGCATCAGAGTACATTTTTAAGCTAGCCCTTCTCAGAAAACGCTATGATCATGTTATGAGTATGATTAAGAACTCCCAGCTGTGTGGGCAGGCTGTGATTTCTTATTTACAACAGAAAGGTTTTCCGGAAGTTGCTCTGCACTTTGTGAAGGATGAGAAAACCAGATTTAACTTAGCTCTTGAGAGTGGTAACATTCAAATTGCAGTTGCTTCTGCAAAGGAGATTGATGACAAGGATCACTGGTACAGGTTGGGAATTGAGGCCCTGAGGCAAGGAAATGTTGGTATTGTGGAATATGCATACCAACGAACAAAAAATTTTGAGAGGCTTGCTTTTCTGTATCTCATTACTGGTTACTTGGACAAGGTGGGCTTCATGTGCAAAATTGCTGGACAAAATAATAATTTGATGGGACAATTCCACAATGCATTGTATCTTGGGGATGCTAAGAAGAGAATTGAGATCTTGGAAAATGCTGGGCAGCTACCTCTTGCTTATGTTCTTGCTGTCACTCATGGGCTCACTGAAATTGCTGAGAGGATTGCTGCTGAATTAGGCGAGAATGTTCCTTGTCTGCCTGAAGGAAAATCACACTCGCTACTGATTCCCCCTGCACCTCTCACAGCCTGCGGTGATTGGCCATTGCTGAGGGTAATGCGTGGTATTTTCGAAGGTGGACTGGATGCTACTGGAAGGGCAGAGCTTGAAGAAGATGATGAAGCTTCTGGTGCTGACTGGGGTGATGAAGACTTGGATATTGTTGATGCAAGTGAAGTGGTGGCAAATGGTGGTGATTATTTTGATGCGGAGGAGGGTGAACCAAATGAGGAGGATGGTGAGGAAGGTGGCTGGGACTTGGAAGATCTGGAACTTCCACCTGATACAGAGACTCCAAAATCTGCTGGCAATGCTCGCTCTGCTGTATTTGTCGCTCCAACAGCAGGCATCCCTGTCAGCCAAATCTGGACACAAAAATCTTCTCTGGCTGGGGAGCATGCGGCTGCAGGGAACTTTGACACAGCAATGAGGTTGCTTAGCCGGCAGTTGGGCATCAAGAACTTTGCTCCGCTGAAGCCCTTGTTTCTTGATCTGCATATGGGCAGTCATTCATATCTCCGCGCACTTGCTGCTGCTCCGGTTATATCTGTTGCTGTAGAGAAAGGTTGGAACGAGTCCGCAAGTCCTAATGTAAGAGGCCCTCCTGCACTTATTTTCAGTTTCTCACAAATGGAAGACAGACTCAAGGCCGCCTACAAAGCTACAACTGAGGGCAAGTTCCCAGAAGCACTGAGGCAGTTCCTTAACATCTTACATACCATCCCTGTAATCGTCGTAGATTCACGGAGAGAAGTTGATGAAGTGAAGGAATTAATCGAGATAGTGAGGGAGTATATTCTTGGTCTGAAGATGGAACTCAAGAGAAAGGAATTGAGGGATGATGTGACCCGCCAACAGGAGTTGGCTGCTTACTTCACAAACTGCAAGCTTCAGAGAATTCATATGAGGCTTGTGCTTGCAAGCGCCATGGCTCTTTGCTTCAAGCAGAAAAACTACGCTACTGCGAAACACTTTGCAAGGATGCTTCTTGAGAACAGCCCTCAAGAGGCCCAAGCAAGGAAGGCTCGACAGGTGCTGCAAGCTTGCCAGGATAAGGATGATTCTCACCAACTGAACTATGACTTCAGAAATCCATTTGTTGTTTGTGGCGCTACATATGTTCCTATCTACCGCGGCCAAAAGGATATTTCTTGCCCATATTGTGGATCCCGGTTTGTTCCTTCCATCGAAGGGCAGCTTTGTACCATATGCGAGCTTGCCATAGTTGGGGCAGATGCTTCAGGTCTGCTCTGCTCCCCTACGCAGCTGAAGTAA
- the LOC8080525 gene encoding casein kinase 1-like protein HD16 isoform X2 gives MPAPRGYARRGRRGRQQRNPVAGPRTTDSSGRWGRGQGMDEFDSGGRSGDRPGAAAAGGDDGAAPPLPHTVQIGNSPTYRLERKLGKGGFGQVYVGRRISAPRLSDRNPGSNALEVALKFEHQTSKGCNYGAPYEWQVYNTLSGNHGVPRVHYKGKQGEFYIMVMDMLGPSLWDVWNNNSHSMSVEMVACIGIEAISILEKMHSKGYVHGDVKPENFLLGPPGTPEEKKLFLVDLGLATKWKDAGTGHHVEYDQRPDIFRGTVRYASVHAHLGRTGSRRDDLESLAYTLIFLLRGRLPWQGYQGENKGFLVCKKKMATSPESLCGICPQPFRNFVEYVVNLKFDEEPNYAKCISLFDGIVGPNPDIRPINTDGAQKLIYQVGQKRGRLIVDENDDEQPKKKIRMGMPATQWISVYNARRPMKQRYHYNVADNRLLQHIQKGNEDGLFISSVASSSNLWALIMDAGTGFTSQVYELSNYFLHKEWIMEQWERNFYITALAGANNGSSLVIMSRGTQYAQQSYKVSDTFPFKWINKKWKEGFYVTAMATAGSRWAVVMSRNAGFTSQVVELDFLYPSEGIHMRWDNGYRITATAATWDQAAFILSIPRRKPTDETQETLRTSAFPSQHVKDKWSKNLYLASICYGRSVS, from the exons ATGCCAGCGCCTCGTGGTTACGCGCGCCGAGGCCGTAGAGGGCGGCAGCAGCGGAATCCGGTAGCCGGACCGCGAACCAC CGACAGCAGCGGGAGGTGGGGGCGGGGCCAAGGGATGGACGAGTTCGACAGCGGCGGCCGGAGCGGGGACAGGccgggcgccgccgcggccggagGCGACGACGGGGCTGCTCCACCGTTGCCCCATACG GTACAAATTGGGAATTCACCAACCTATAGACTTGAAAGGAAGCTTGGAAAGGGAGGATTTGGACAAGTATATGTTGGTCGACGTATTTCAGCTCCTCGTCTCAGTGACCGTAACCCTGGTTCAAATGCTTTAGAG GTTGCACTGAAATTTGAACATCAAACCAGCAAAGGTTGCAACTATGGAGCTCCTTATGAGTGGCAAGTTTACAA CACTCTCAGTGGAAACCATGGTGTCCCACGAGTACACTACAAAGGAAAGCAGGGAGAGTTTTACATCATG GTTATGGATATGTTGGGACCAAGCCTATGGGATGTTTGGAATAATAATTCCCACTC GATGTCTGTTGAGATGGTTGCTTGCATAGGTATAGAGGCAATCTCCATACTGGAAAAGATGCACTCTAAAGG GTATGTCCATGGTGATGTGAAGCCTGAGAACTTTTTGCTTGGTCCTCCTGGTACCCCAGAAGAGAAGAAGCTTTTTCTCGTTGACCTTGGATTGG CAACTAAATGGAAGGATGCTGGTACGGGGCACCACGTTGAATATGACCAGAGACCTGATATTTTTAG GGGAACTGTTCGCTATGCTAGTGTGCATGCCCACTTGGGAAGGACTGGGAGCAGGAGAGATGATCTTGAATCCCTCGCATACACGCTTATTTTTCTTCTCCGTGGCCGCCTCCCTTGGCAAGGATACCAG GGAGAGAACAAAGGTTTTCTTGTCTGCAAGAAAAAGATGGCGACATCTCCGGAGTCTTTGTGTGGAATTTGTCCGCAACCTTTCCGGAATTTTGTTGAGTATGTCGTGAACTTGAAATTTGATGAAGAACCAAATTATGCGAAGTGCATCTCTCTTTTTGATGGCATTGTTGGCCCAAATCCAGACATAAGACCGATAAACACAGATGGTGCTCAAAAG CTAATATATCAGGTAGGCCAGAAGAGAGGCCGCTTAATAGTGGACGAAAATGATGATGAGCAACCTAAGAAAAAAATCAGAATGGGGATGCCGGCAACTCAGTGGATTAGTGTCTACAATGCCCGTCGACCTATGAAACAGAG GTACCACTACAATGTAGCGGATAATAGATTGCTGCAGCATATTCAAAAGGGAAACGAAGATGGCTTGTTTATTAGTTCAGTTGCCTCCAGCTCGAATCTGTGGGCTTTAATTATGGATGCTGGCACTGGTTTTACATCTCAAGTATACGAactttctaattactttcttcACAAG GAATGGATAATGGAGCAGTGGGAGAGAAATTTCTATATCACTGCACTGGCTGGTGCGAATAATGGAAGCTCTTTGGTGATTATGTCAAGAG GAACACAATATGCCCAGCAGTCCTACAAAGTAAGCGATACATTTCCCTTCAAATGGATAAACAAAAAGTGGAAGGAGGGCTTCTATGTCACTGCTATGGCAACAGCTGGAAGCCGATGGGCAGTTGTCATGTCCCGCAATGCTGGTTTCACTTCTCAG GTAGTGGAGCTTGATTTCTTATATCCGAGTGAGGGCATCCACATGCGTTGGGACAATGGCTATCGCATCACGGCAACAGCTGCCACATGGGACCAGGCGGCCTTTATCTTGAGCATACCAAGGAGAAAGCCTACTGATGAAACACAGGAGACCCTGAGAACATCTGCTTTTCCTAGCCAGCATGTGAAG GACAAATGGTCCAAGAACCTGTACCTAGCTTCCATCTGTTATGGAAGATCGGTGTCCTAA
- the LOC8080525 gene encoding casein kinase 1-like protein HD16 isoform X1 — protein MDEFDSGGRSGDRPGAAAAGGDDGAAPPLPHTVQIGNSPTYRLERKLGKGGFGQVYVGRRISAPRLSDRNPGSNALEVALKFEHQTSKGCNYGAPYEWQVYNTLSGNHGVPRVHYKGKQGEFYIMVMDMLGPSLWDVWNNNSHSMSVEMVACIGIEAISILEKMHSKGYVHGDVKPENFLLGPPGTPEEKKLFLVDLGLATKWKDAGTGHHVEYDQRPDIFRGTVRYASVHAHLGRTGSRRDDLESLAYTLIFLLRGRLPWQGYQGENKGFLVCKKKMATSPESLCGICPQPFRNFVEYVVNLKFDEEPNYAKCISLFDGIVGPNPDIRPINTDGAQKLIYQVGQKRGRLIVDENDDEQPKKKIRMGMPATQWISVYNARRPMKQRYHYNVADNRLLQHIQKGNEDGLFISSVASSSNLWALIMDAGTGFTSQVYELSNYFLHKEWIMEQWERNFYITALAGANNGSSLVIMSRGTQYAQQSYKVSDTFPFKWINKKWKEGFYVTAMATAGSRWAVVMSRNAGFTSQVVELDFLYPSEGIHMRWDNGYRITATAATWDQAAFILSIPRRKPTDETQETLRTSAFPSQHVKDKWSKNLYLASICYGRSVS, from the exons ATGGACGAGTTCGACAGCGGCGGCCGGAGCGGGGACAGGccgggcgccgccgcggccggagGCGACGACGGGGCTGCTCCACCGTTGCCCCATACG GTACAAATTGGGAATTCACCAACCTATAGACTTGAAAGGAAGCTTGGAAAGGGAGGATTTGGACAAGTATATGTTGGTCGACGTATTTCAGCTCCTCGTCTCAGTGACCGTAACCCTGGTTCAAATGCTTTAGAG GTTGCACTGAAATTTGAACATCAAACCAGCAAAGGTTGCAACTATGGAGCTCCTTATGAGTGGCAAGTTTACAA CACTCTCAGTGGAAACCATGGTGTCCCACGAGTACACTACAAAGGAAAGCAGGGAGAGTTTTACATCATG GTTATGGATATGTTGGGACCAAGCCTATGGGATGTTTGGAATAATAATTCCCACTC GATGTCTGTTGAGATGGTTGCTTGCATAGGTATAGAGGCAATCTCCATACTGGAAAAGATGCACTCTAAAGG GTATGTCCATGGTGATGTGAAGCCTGAGAACTTTTTGCTTGGTCCTCCTGGTACCCCAGAAGAGAAGAAGCTTTTTCTCGTTGACCTTGGATTGG CAACTAAATGGAAGGATGCTGGTACGGGGCACCACGTTGAATATGACCAGAGACCTGATATTTTTAG GGGAACTGTTCGCTATGCTAGTGTGCATGCCCACTTGGGAAGGACTGGGAGCAGGAGAGATGATCTTGAATCCCTCGCATACACGCTTATTTTTCTTCTCCGTGGCCGCCTCCCTTGGCAAGGATACCAG GGAGAGAACAAAGGTTTTCTTGTCTGCAAGAAAAAGATGGCGACATCTCCGGAGTCTTTGTGTGGAATTTGTCCGCAACCTTTCCGGAATTTTGTTGAGTATGTCGTGAACTTGAAATTTGATGAAGAACCAAATTATGCGAAGTGCATCTCTCTTTTTGATGGCATTGTTGGCCCAAATCCAGACATAAGACCGATAAACACAGATGGTGCTCAAAAG CTAATATATCAGGTAGGCCAGAAGAGAGGCCGCTTAATAGTGGACGAAAATGATGATGAGCAACCTAAGAAAAAAATCAGAATGGGGATGCCGGCAACTCAGTGGATTAGTGTCTACAATGCCCGTCGACCTATGAAACAGAG GTACCACTACAATGTAGCGGATAATAGATTGCTGCAGCATATTCAAAAGGGAAACGAAGATGGCTTGTTTATTAGTTCAGTTGCCTCCAGCTCGAATCTGTGGGCTTTAATTATGGATGCTGGCACTGGTTTTACATCTCAAGTATACGAactttctaattactttcttcACAAG GAATGGATAATGGAGCAGTGGGAGAGAAATTTCTATATCACTGCACTGGCTGGTGCGAATAATGGAAGCTCTTTGGTGATTATGTCAAGAG GAACACAATATGCCCAGCAGTCCTACAAAGTAAGCGATACATTTCCCTTCAAATGGATAAACAAAAAGTGGAAGGAGGGCTTCTATGTCACTGCTATGGCAACAGCTGGAAGCCGATGGGCAGTTGTCATGTCCCGCAATGCTGGTTTCACTTCTCAG GTAGTGGAGCTTGATTTCTTATATCCGAGTGAGGGCATCCACATGCGTTGGGACAATGGCTATCGCATCACGGCAACAGCTGCCACATGGGACCAGGCGGCCTTTATCTTGAGCATACCAAGGAGAAAGCCTACTGATGAAACACAGGAGACCCTGAGAACATCTGCTTTTCCTAGCCAGCATGTGAAG GACAAATGGTCCAAGAACCTGTACCTAGCTTCCATCTGTTATGGAAGATCGGTGTCCTAA
- the LOC8084336 gene encoding probable RNA-dependent RNA polymerase 3, which yields MQSSPGCPAPLLPELSAELARLEAQLGQTADGWARARLAELGDAAASRVLRAVAETGARVRSLSAFINHLAKQEAMQRNAVGIPTAESAACCNGPFTRALQEDSISGPFYQEGVQMEVQSQGPNGEMAFARSNHARMEPGSPLRQMPFRSQYHERPVMTNACVVPDRVEMKVESPPGLGSPGLQNQLPNSAVASPIASPGGMGVGCLGNHMADSPARVLTPSPVRNITRRIQQMDGPSGRLGVAMPPSVAAGHALRATPSPLMLALGELEFVRIFLIYVYHGDQKIEQVLEDVSYIRHLNSLPMDYFESEIWNKFGIKYIPASDRRKNLDWDPNKTRLYYCIIEKRGDNIATIFKGPYVENTRTHLQKIVGDDNVLIVKFADIPDLENNTDNLGIYCQYYSQVADDGIVLGLRRYRFFIHKDGGKTEKLKEEKKKEKNKKLSPSVRCYFVRMESGWERDYPYKLADYTVNQARRLFMHINNAPTVAKYLSRFALILSKTIKLDVDFSKVNVKIIDDEPCREESGEIAVQDGKDLIHTDGTGLISVDLARNCPSSIFKGNFLKDAVDSKGHQHLTTKHPLLIQFRMFHNGYAVKGTLLADKRLPANTIHIRPSMIKIHGDENSFGEKSFNSLEVITTSYRPKRAFTSRFLISLLHYGRVREEFFLDLLRNALEDVNNARHRPRNSLEVAFNHADLDDSMSARMILSGIQPEDEAYLQSQLALMAKVERKGLKEGRIPIDDTYYLMGTTDPTGTLKRDQVCIILDNGQLSGKVLVYKHPGLHFGDIHILTATYIDGLEKIVGNSKYAIFFPTCGPRSLADEMANSDFDGDLYWVSRNPQLLEGFTKQRKPWVRRIQPTKTELKKPQDYTGPKLESLLFHEFLRARFTPSYVLGAASNCWLALMDRLLTGGVPKSERQAIKKKMLDLVDIYYLALDAPKEGNKITVPGELKVKKYPHFMERDEKKSYTSTSVLGKIYDEVMLKESEIDPEIKIVPLSCFTEVKVSEDYKGRWRSLYYQYLRESTDLCKLEDKAEKNNNYRQLYQEYKRKLYEAEEFEQSPREQLDLLNEACAVYQVVYEYAMSRNDIAKCGFAWKVAGRALCRLYTLKRGGDTALCSFSVLEDAFKRNRA from the exons ATGCAGTCCTCGCCGGGGTGCCCGGCGCCCCTGCTCCCGGAGCTGTCCGCGGAGCTCGCGCGCCTCGAGGCGCAGCTCGGGCAGACCGCCGACGGGTGGGCGCGCGCCCGCCTCGCGGAACtcggcgacgccgcggcgtccaGGGTGCTCCGGGCGGTCGCCGAGACCGGGGCCCGGGTGCGGAGCCTGTCCGCCTTCATCAACCACCTCGCCAAGCAGGAGGCCATGCAGCGCAACGCCGTGGGGATCCCCACCGCCGAGAGCGCCGCCTGCTGCAACGGCCCCTTCACCCGCGCTTTACAAG AGGATTCCATATCAGGACCGTTCTACCAAGAGGGCGTCCAAATGGAAGTTCAGAGTCAGGGCCCCAACGGTGAAATGGCATTTGCCCGTTCAAACCACGCAAGGATGGAGCCTGGGAGCCCTCTGCGTCAGATGCCTTTCAGGTCGCAGTATCACGAGAGGCCTGTCATGACAAATGCTTGTGTTGTTCCAGACcgtgttgaaatgaaggttgagAGCCCACCGGGTTTGGGATCTCCTGGCTTGCAGAATCAGCTCCCAAACTCAGCTGTGGCTTCTCCGATAGCAAGTCCTGGAGGAATGGGCGTTGGGTGTCTCGGTAATCACATGGCTGATAGTCCTGCTCGGGTTCTCACCCCAAGCCCTGTTCGCAATATTACAAGGCGTATCCAACAAATGGATGGCCCATCAGGAAGGTTAGGGGTTGCAATGCCACCTTCTGTTGCAGCTGGGCATGCTTTGAGGGCAACACCAAGCCCTCTGATGTTAGCACTGGGGGAGTTAGAGTTTGTTCGGATATTCCTCATATATGTGTATCATGGAGA CCAGAAGATAGAACAAGTACTGGAGGATGTAAGTTATATAAGGCATTTGAATTCACTGCCCATGGATTATTTCGAGTCAGAAATCTGGAACAAATTTGGAATAAAGTATATACCAGCATCGGATAGAAGAAAG AACCTTGATTGGGACCCAAACAAGACAAGACTCTATTATTGTATTATTGAGAAAAGGGGTGATAACATAGCAACCATTTTTAAG GGTCCATATGTGGAGAATACAAGGACTCATCTCCAGAAAATTGTTGGCGATGACAATGTTCTTATTGTGAAGTTTGCAGATATACCTGATCTTGAAAATAATACAGACAACTTGGGTATCTACTGTCAATATTACAGCCAGGTTGCTGATGATGGTATCGTTTTGGGCTTACGGCGGTATCGCTTTTTCA TTCATAAAGATGGAGGGAAGACAGAGAAGCTAAaagaggaaaagaagaaagagaaaaacaaaaaattgagCCCTTCTGTTAGGTGCTATTTTGTTCGCATGGAGTCTGGATGGGAAAGGGATTACCCTTACAAACTCGCTGACTATACAGTCAATCAGGCTCGCAGACTCTTTATGCACATAAACAATGCTCCTACTGTGGCCAAGTATTTGTCCAG GTTTGCTTTGATCTTATCCAAAACTATTAAATTGGATGTTGACTTCTCAAAGGTTAATGTTAAAATAATCGACGATGAACCTTGCAGG GAAGAATCTGGAGAAATTGCTGTTCAAGATGGTAAAGACTTGATTCATACTGATGGGACTGGCTTAATATCAGTAGATTTAGCTAGAAACTGCCCCAGCAGTATCTTCAAGGGAAACTTTCTGAAG GATGCTGTGGATTCAAAGGGGCATCAACATCTCACCACTAAACAT CCTCTTTTAATTCAGTTCCGGATGTTCCATAATGGATATGCTGTAAAGGGAACTCTTCTAGCTGATAAAAGG CTTCCTGCTAACACAATTCATATAAGACCATCAATGATAAAAATACACGGCGATGAAAATTCATTTGGAGAGAAGTCATTTAACTCTTTGGAAGTAATTACTACAAG CTACCGGCCTAAAAGGGCATTTACATCAAGGTTCTTAATTTCACTACTTCACTATGGTCGGGTTCGAGAAGAGTTTTTTCTGGACCTTCTAAGGAATGCACTGGAAGATGTCAATAATGCCCGCCATAGACcgagaaattcactggaag TTGCATTTAACCATGCGGACCTGGATGATTCAATGTCAGCGCGAATGATTCTTTCTGGAATTCAACCAGAAGATGAGGCGTATTTGCAATCTCAGCTAGCTCTAATGGCTaaggtagaaagaaaaggacttaaagaaggaaGGATCCCAATTGATGATACTTATTATCTGATGGGCACAACAGATCCCACTGGGACTCTGAAACGGGACCAAGTTTGTATTATACT TGACAACGGCCAACTTTCTGGAAAGGTTCTTGTCTATAAACATCCTGGATTACACTTTGGCGATATACATATATTGACTGCAACATATATTGATGGTTTGGAGAAGATTGTGGGAAATTCCAAATATGCCATATTCTTTCCCACCTGTGGACCACGATCATTGGCAGATGAAATGGCCAACAGCGATTTTGATGGCGACTTATACTGGGTCTCAAGAAACCCACAG TTGTTGGAGGGCTTCACCAAACAACGCAAGCCATGGGTTCGGAGAATACAACCAACAAAGACTGAACTAAAGAAGCCTCAGGATTATACTGGACCCAAGCTGGAAAGTCTCTTATTCCATGAATTTTTGAGAGCTAGATTTACACCCAG TTATGTGCTAGGTGCAGCTTCCAATTGTTGGCTGGCGCTTATGGATCGGCTCTTGACAGGCGGCGTTCCAAAGAGTGAACGGCAAGCGATAAAGAAGAAGATGCTTGATTTGGTTGACATTTACTATTTGGCTTTGGATGCTCCAAAGGAAGGGAACAAG ATCACTGTTCCTGGAGAGCTGAAGGTCAAGAAATACCCACACTTCATGGAACGCGATGAAAAGAAATCTTACACATCGACGTCTGTGCTGGGCAAAATCTATGATGAAGTAATGTTGAAGGAGTCTGAAATTGATCCTGAAATCA AGATAGTGCCCCTGTCGTGCTTCACTGAGGTAAAAGTATCTGAAGATTACAAGGGCCGTTGGAGGTCTCTTTATTATCAGTACCTGCGAGAGAGCACTGACCTTTGTAAGCTGGAGGACAAGGCAGAAAAGAACAACAATTACCGACAACTCTACCAAGAGTACAAGCGG AAACTGTACGAGGCCGAGGAGTTTGAACAGAGCCcaagggagcagttggatctCCTCAACGAGGCCTGCGCGGTGTACCAGGTGGTGTACGAGTACGCGATGTCTCGGAACGACATCGCCAAGTGCGGCTTCGCGTGGAAGGTGGCTGGCCGCGCGCTGTGCCGGCTGTAcactctgaagcgcggcggcgaCACCGCGCTCTGCTCCTTCTCGGTTCTCGAGGATGCTTTCAAGAGGAACCGCGCGTAG